One part of the Lotus japonicus ecotype B-129 chromosome 2, LjGifu_v1.2 genome encodes these proteins:
- the LOC130736072 gene encoding pollen-specific leucine-rich repeat extensin-like protein 4, whose protein sequence is MLQTPKSTTPTSPIILPYTPQTSKPQAFETQALEIPTVEKSNSEPQPSNHLNQEPSDREILSPAPSVSFPTNVPFSSPSNKSEASRQFFQLARERVSELPEHFLTVPSPNRYSGPRPEPLEAPDFPIHAVPLSSVAPPRPPSPPPPNENSVSDQSPNPETEVSHPNPETNNSEPQTVQIGSSHGVSEATTSNHPSSPETHLSIVPYTQPRPNTLLDCINLFNHEASLRVLNVQGRTDLSEKPDLVAED, encoded by the coding sequence atgcttcaAACCCCTAAGTCCACtacaccaacctcacccataatCCTTCCATACACTCCACAAACCTCTAAACCACAAGCTTTTGAGACACAAGCTCTAGAGATACCAACTGTTGAAAAGTCTAACTCTGAGCCTCAACCCTCTAATCACTTAAATCAGGAACCCTCTGATagagaaattctctctcctgCTCCCTCAGTCTCTTTTCCAACAAATGTTCCATTTTCCTCTCCTTCAAATAAATCTGAAGCTTCACGCCAATTCTTTCAACTTGCCAGAGAAAGAGTTTCAGAACTTCCTGAACATTTCTTAACTGTTCCTAGTCCAAACCGCTACTCTGGACCaaggccagaacctctggaAGCTCCTGATTTTCCAATCCATGCAGTCCCTTTGTCTTCAGTAGCACCACCtcgtcctccttctcctccacctCCAAATGAAAACTCTGTCTCTGACCAATCTCCAAATCCTGAGACTGAAGTTTCTCatccaaaccctgagaccaataacTCTGAACCCCAAACTGTGCAAATTGGTTCATCTCATGGTGTTTCTGAAGCTACAACTAGCAATCATCCCTCTTCACCTGAAACCCAtctttccattgttccctatacccaACCCAGACCAAACACCCtgcttgattgcatcaacttatttaatcatgaagcatctttaagggttcTCAATGTGCAAGGtcgcactgacctcagtgagaaaccaGACTTGGTTGCTGAAGACTAG